The Allocoprobacillus halotolerans nucleotide sequence AAATATTTCGATTATTTCAGTCATTGCTTATAAACAAGAAGATTATCCGCTTTTAAAAGAAAAAATCACAGTTCAAAAACTTCAAGATTATTTTCAAGATATTGTTCATGGTAAAATCACTAGATATGAAATTGAAAGTATTGGTGCATTGAATTTTGTTATGGAAGATGCATTAGGTGGTGGCGTGACACGTTCACTAGCGATTGATATGCATGGCAAAACACTGGGAAGCGCCTTATTAGAAATGGAGGTGGAATAATGGACGTTCATCATATTGTCATTGCTGGAGCAGGAACAATGGGATATTCGATGGCTCAAATCTTTGTTCAATACAATTATCAAGTGACTATCTATGATTTAAAAGAAGAAGGTTTATTGCATGCTCAAAAACAAATAAAAGAAAATATACAAACTCTTGTTGAACAGCAGGAAATCACATTAAAGAAAGCTAACGACATGATACAATCTTTAACCTATACAACAGATAAAACTTATTTTAAGGATTGTGACTTAGTGATTGAAAGTATCATTGAAAATAAAGATATTAAACAATCTTTTTATCAAGAAATTTCTCATCTCGTCAAAGATGAAACAATACTAGCAACCAATACTTCAGGTATTTCTATCAATGCATTAGCTTCATCAGTCCATCTACCTGAAAGATTTATAGGGATGCACTGGTTTAATCCCTCTCATTTAATATTACTCATTGAAATTATTAAAGGTGATCATACAAGTGATGAAGTCGCACAAACAATTTATCAATTAAGCCTTGATATTCATAAAAAACCAGTAATTGTCCATAAAGATGTTTTAGGTTTTGCAGCCAATCGTATTCAATTTGCAGTATTAAGAGAAGCTTTATCTTTAGTTGAACAAGGTGTTGTTTCTAAAGAAGGGATAGATGATGTGATGAAATATGGACTTGGTTTTCGTTATGCTTGTTTAGGTCCTTTAGAAGTGGCAGATTTTGGTGGTTTAGATACTTTTTATCATATTAGTGAATACTTAATGCCTGATTTATGTGATAGTCATGATATTCCAACATTACTCCAACAACATTATCAAAATGGTGAATATGGTGTCAAAACGCAAGTAGGCTTCTATGATTATCATAATGGCAAAGATTTAACAGTTACAAAACAAAGAGATGATCATCTCTTAAAAATTTATAATGCTTTATATAAGAACTGATTTTCAGTTCTTTTTCTTTGTCTAAAAATTATAAAAGTTTAATATTAATGAACTTTTTATTAAAAATATAAAATTTATTATTGCATTGAAAAGAGAAATATGTATAATATAGTTGTTTGATTTTTTGAATTTTAAGTTTAGTATAGTGATATGGAGGAAATGCTATGGATATTGGAAAGAAACTTAAAGATTTGCGTATAAAAAATGATTTAACTTTGGAGGAATTAGCTTCCAGAAGTGAACTGACAAAAGGTTTTCTTTCACAGGTAGAAAGAAATTTAACCAGTCCAAGTATCTCTACACTAGAAGATTTATTAGAGGCACTAGGCACCAACCTTTCAGAGTTTTTTCAATCTGATCAGGAAGAAAAAATTGTTTTTCATACACAGGATTTTTTTGTTGATGAAAAAGATGAATATACGATTGAATGGGTGATTCCTAATGCTCAAAAAATGAAATGGAACCTATTTTATTAACCATTCATGGACATGAAAGAAGTAAGGAAATGGAATGTCATAATGGTGAAGAATTTGGTTATGTTTTAAAAGGAAACGTGACACTTGTTTGTGGCACTAAGAAATATCGTTTAAAAGCTAAAGAAACGTTTTATATGGATGGTAAAAAGAGTCATTATTTTGTAAATAATGGATCAAGTGATGCCAAAATATTATGGGTGACAACACCTCCAATGTTTTAAATGAAGGGAGTATGATTATGGATAAAAAGAAATTAATACAATTTCGTAATATTGTAAAAGATTTTGATGGACAAATTGTTTTAAAAGGTGTCAACCTTGATATTTATGAAAATGAATTTGTGACTTTATTAGGTCCAAGTGGTTGTGGGAAAACGACATTATTAAGAATTTTAGGTGGTTTCTTAGATGCAACTGAAGGAGAAGTTGTCTTTGATGGTGAAAACATTGAAAAAGTACCACCACATAAAAGAGAATTAAATACAGTTTTTCAAAAATATGCTTTATTTCCTCATATGAGTGTTTATCAAAATATTGCATTTGGTTTAAAAATCAAAAAAATGAGTAAAGACGTTATTGAACAAAAAGTTATGAAAATGTTGAAGTTAATAGGATTAGAAGGTTATGAAAATAAAAACGTAACACTTCTTTCTGGAGGACAACAACAACGTGTGGCTATTGCGAGAGCTTTAGTCAATGAACCAAAAGTTCTATTATTAGATGAACCATTAGGGGCATTGGATTTAAAACTAAGAAAAGAAATGCAATATGAATTAAAACGTATTCAACAAGAAGTTGGGATTACATTTATCTATGTCACTCATGACCAAGAAGAAGCATTAACAATGTCTGATAAGATTGTGGTTATGAAAGATGGGGAAATTCAACAAGTGGGAACACCTCAAGAAATTTATAATGAACCACAAAATAGATATATTGCCAATTTCATTGGAGAAAGTAATATTATCCCAGGGGTGATGTTAGAAGATTATAAAGTGAAATTTGATGATATTGTTTTTGATTGTGTTGATTTTGGTTTTAAAGAAAAACAACCTGTGGATATTGTCATTCGTCCTGAAGATATTGATATTGTCGATGTAGAAAAAGGGAAGATGACAGGGGAAGTGTTAAGTGTTTTATTTAAAGGTGTCCATTATGAAGTGATGGTAGAAACTGTTCCAGGAACAAGTGTGACAGTGAATATGCATGTCATTAGAAATCGTGATGTCACTTCAGAAAATGGTAAAGAAAAAATCAGTGCCAATGATTTCTATGTGGACATTGAAGATGTGAAGGCTTTAGATGATGCTGAAATTATTGCTCGTGCAGACGCTCAGGCATGGCATCCTGAAGCAGATGATTATATTTCAATTAGTAAAATTGAATATGATTTAAAAGAAGAAGTGGGAGAATATCCAGTGGTGTTCTCAACATCTTCAGGAACATCTGTAGAACGTAAGATTATTGTTGTTAATCAACCAGTTGTTAAAAATACGAAAGCGAATGAAGGGGTTATGGCATTTAACTTCTTTAAAACAGTGGATGAACTTGATGAATCAGTAGC carries:
- a CDS encoding AtuA-related protein, which encodes MKLKEIAHSRTGDKGNISIISVIAYKQEDYPLLKEKITVQKLQDYFQDIVHGKITRYEIESIGALNFVMEDALGGGVTRSLAIDMHGKTLGSALLEMEVE
- a CDS encoding 3-hydroxyacyl-CoA dehydrogenase family protein; the protein is MDVHHIVIAGAGTMGYSMAQIFVQYNYQVTIYDLKEEGLLHAQKQIKENIQTLVEQQEITLKKANDMIQSLTYTTDKTYFKDCDLVIESIIENKDIKQSFYQEISHLVKDETILATNTSGISINALASSVHLPERFIGMHWFNPSHLILLIEIIKGDHTSDEVAQTIYQLSLDIHKKPVIVHKDVLGFAANRIQFAVLREALSLVEQGVVSKEGIDDVMKYGLGFRYACLGPLEVADFGGLDTFYHISEYLMPDLCDSHDIPTLLQQHYQNGEYGVKTQVGFYDYHNGKDLTVTKQRDDHLLKIYNALYKN
- a CDS encoding ABC transporter ATP-binding protein, which produces MIMDKKKLIQFRNIVKDFDGQIVLKGVNLDIYENEFVTLLGPSGCGKTTLLRILGGFLDATEGEVVFDGENIEKVPPHKRELNTVFQKYALFPHMSVYQNIAFGLKIKKMSKDVIEQKVMKMLKLIGLEGYENKNVTLLSGGQQQRVAIARALVNEPKVLLLDEPLGALDLKLRKEMQYELKRIQQEVGITFIYVTHDQEEALTMSDKIVVMKDGEIQQVGTPQEIYNEPQNRYIANFIGESNIIPGVMLEDYKVKFDDIVFDCVDFGFKEKQPVDIVIRPEDIDIVDVEKGKMTGEVLSVLFKGVHYEVMVETVPGTSVTVNMHVIRNRDVTSENGKEKISANDFYVDIEDVKALDDAEIIARADAQAWHPEADDYISISKIEYDLKEEVGEYPVVFSTSSGTSVERKIIVVNQPVVKNTKANEGVMAFNFFKTVDELDESVALDTDLKTWANAQGWKLNDEDESVDIYVDYDFDPEHIEEGTYKVTFSTEGRELKIHTTDFVEEGKEVGLTFFPEDIHVMEKMEF